One Oharaeibacter diazotrophicus DNA window includes the following coding sequences:
- a CDS encoding NUDIX hydrolase: protein MILPIDDVVLTLSPEPAGVDDDTRARIVAHWAAAVAANPALWNGTVYGVRAPGTPGGLRVEAGVLRGEAVEWDFASFLAWRDWGFPEIGLRNLFGSALVLSGDGALIYGVMGPRTANAGRIYPPGGSLEPRDRTADGRLDVFRSVDLELAEETGLAVADAELAATLVAFDGPRVSVGRVLCFPGEADDLAAGIRAFLAADPDPELADVAVIRSGAEAADARFPPYARMFAEYLLPS, encoded by the coding sequence ATGATCCTGCCGATCGACGACGTCGTGCTGACCCTTTCGCCCGAACCGGCCGGGGTCGACGACGACACCCGCGCGCGCATCGTCGCGCACTGGGCGGCGGCCGTCGCGGCCAATCCGGCGCTGTGGAACGGCACGGTGTACGGCGTGCGCGCGCCGGGTACGCCGGGCGGCCTCCGGGTCGAGGCCGGCGTGCTCCGCGGCGAGGCGGTGGAGTGGGACTTCGCGTCCTTCCTCGCCTGGCGCGACTGGGGCTTTCCCGAGATCGGGCTGCGCAACCTGTTCGGCTCGGCGCTGGTGTTGTCCGGCGACGGCGCGCTGATCTACGGGGTGATGGGGCCGCGGACCGCCAACGCCGGCCGGATCTATCCGCCGGGCGGCAGCCTGGAGCCGCGCGACCGCACCGCCGACGGCCGGCTCGACGTGTTCCGCTCGGTCGACCTCGAACTCGCCGAGGAGACCGGCCTCGCGGTCGCCGACGCCGAACTCGCGGCGACGCTGGTCGCCTTCGACGGGCCGCGGGTGTCGGTGGGGCGGGTGCTGTGCTTTCCGGGCGAGGCCGACGACCTTGCGGCCGGGATCCGCGCCTTCCTCGCCGCCGACCCCGATCCGGAACTCGCCGACGTCGCGGTGATCCGGAGCGGCGCCGAGGCGGCCGACGCGCGCTTCCCGCCCTACGCTCGCATGTTCGCGGAGTACCTTTTGCCATCGTGA
- a CDS encoding BA14K family protein has protein sequence MSKFAAIAAVAIAAAVALPGTAFAGGHHDDGDVIAAGAIGLLGGAILGGVLAQPQPAPVYVEPVPVYRAPRAVPVYVDDPAAAHEAWCAAKYRSYNVYDNTWIDKYGRLRACASPYLR, from the coding sequence ATGTCGAAGTTCGCAGCCATCGCCGCCGTCGCCATCGCCGCGGCCGTCGCCCTGCCCGGCACCGCCTTCGCCGGCGGCCACCACGACGACGGCGACGTCATCGCCGCCGGTGCCATCGGCCTGCTCGGCGGCGCGATCCTCGGCGGCGTGCTGGCCCAGCCGCAGCCGGCGCCGGTCTACGTCGAGCCCGTGCCGGTCTACCGCGCGCCGCGCGCCGTGCCGGTCTACGTCGACGATCCCGCCGCCGCCCACGAGGCGTGGTGCGCGGCCAAGTACCGCTCCTACAACGTCTACGACAACACCTGGATCGACAAGTACGGCCGCCTGCGCGCCTGCGCGTCGCCCTATCTCCGCTGA
- a CDS encoding PhzF family phenazine biosynthesis protein: MPRRYAVLDVFTDRPLAGNPLAVVLDGDGLEPARMQAIAAEFNLSETVFVLPPSRPGVSAKVRIFTPAKELPFAGHPTVGTAVLLATDRLDGVTRETDAMVVLEEEIGIVRCGAVIAPGRAGRAVFDLPKLPEEKPFHGDVGLAASALGLDRGDIGFENHVPSVFGVGHPFVFVPIRDRAAMARIRRDMTVWAGAFGAPGINIFVYTRDCAHQDGDFHARMFAPELGIGEDPATGSAAASFAGVVMRFDGSPEGERRLILEQGYEMGRPSRIELEITVEKGRLAGARIGGAAVIVARGELAL; encoded by the coding sequence GTGCCGCGTCGCTACGCCGTCCTGGACGTGTTCACCGATCGGCCGCTGGCCGGCAATCCGCTGGCTGTGGTGCTCGACGGCGACGGCCTCGAACCCGCCCGCATGCAGGCGATCGCCGCCGAGTTCAACCTCTCCGAGACCGTGTTCGTGCTGCCGCCGTCGCGGCCGGGGGTGTCGGCGAAGGTGCGGATCTTCACGCCCGCGAAGGAACTGCCCTTCGCCGGCCATCCCACCGTCGGCACCGCCGTGCTGCTGGCGACCGACCGGCTCGACGGCGTCACCCGCGAGACCGACGCGATGGTGGTGCTGGAGGAGGAGATCGGCATCGTGCGCTGCGGCGCCGTGATCGCGCCCGGCCGGGCCGGCCGCGCCGTGTTCGACCTGCCGAAGCTGCCGGAGGAGAAGCCGTTCCACGGCGACGTCGGCCTCGCCGCCTCCGCCCTCGGCCTCGACCGCGGCGACATCGGCTTCGAGAACCACGTGCCGTCGGTGTTCGGCGTCGGCCATCCCTTCGTGTTCGTGCCGATCCGCGACCGCGCCGCGATGGCGCGGATCCGCCGCGACATGACCGTCTGGGCCGGCGCCTTCGGCGCGCCCGGCATCAACATCTTCGTCTACACCCGCGATTGCGCGCACCAGGACGGCGACTTCCACGCGCGCATGTTCGCGCCCGAGCTCGGCATCGGCGAGGATCCCGCCACCGGTTCGGCCGCCGCCTCCTTCGCCGGGGTGGTGATGCGCTTCGACGGCTCGCCCGAGGGCGAGCGCCGCCTGATCCTGGAGCAGGGTTACGAGATGGGCCGGCCGAGCCGGATCGAGCTCGAGATCA